The Agromyces sp. LHK192 genome includes a window with the following:
- a CDS encoding GntR family transcriptional regulator — MPSRAQSFLSRDEEVGFGQSTAVWLVLVITRIIGRVIIRIDPGSATPIFEQLVRAVRTEVLAGRVAAGERLPAARDLADSLDVNAHTVLHAYQTLRDEGLIELRRGRGAVVTNAAADAEAVRDLAAGLVAAARESGLAADTVFAIIREEFDR, encoded by the coding sequence ATGCCGTCCCGTGCGCAGTCCTTCCTGAGCCGCGACGAGGAGGTCGGGTTCGGCCAGTCGACCGCAGTTTGGCTTGTTCTAGTGATAACTAGAATAATAGGCCGCGTGATCATCCGCATCGACCCCGGCTCGGCGACGCCGATCTTCGAGCAGCTCGTCCGCGCCGTGCGCACCGAGGTGCTGGCCGGGCGGGTTGCCGCAGGCGAACGGCTGCCCGCCGCGCGCGACCTCGCCGATTCGCTCGACGTGAACGCGCACACCGTGCTGCACGCCTACCAGACGCTCCGCGACGAGGGACTCATCGAGCTGCGCCGTGGGCGAGGGGCCGTGGTCACGAACGCGGCCGCCGACGCCGAGGCCGTGCGCGACCTCGCCGCCGGCCTCGTCGCAGCCGCCCGCGAATCCGGACTCGCCGCAGACACCGTGTTCGCCATCATCCGAGAGGAATTCGACCGATGA
- a CDS encoding DUF1648 domain-containing protein, whose translation MTDRHDDQRPSASAPAPAPADADRVAQHRRDRRILWLLVVWVPLAIVALATVIQLGWAHRLPEEIAIHFDAAGQPDNWATPTQALFAYLAIAVSLVVALALATFAGRQALAPGVDADARLLARVRFMAAIAPAIALLLAVITLSLTGTQLDDGVPAAWAIPVIVIGGIVVSGLVAWLIWRALPAPVRGAVPDATPALALAPGERAVWTESVTAPWAVLLIVGLASAWLVVPIVMAPAAWWLWGILLVVVLALATTLRMTVTVDRRGLTARTMLGFRLTRVPLDRVESAADVEVLPGEFGGWGFRFDGQGRRGIILRGGPGIEVRRTDAPTLVVTVPDARTGAALLNALAAAARG comes from the coding sequence ATGACCGACCGTCACGACGACCAGCGGCCCAGTGCCTCCGCACCCGCACCCGCACCCGCCGATGCCGACCGCGTCGCACAGCATCGCCGCGACCGCCGCATCCTGTGGCTGCTCGTGGTCTGGGTGCCCCTCGCGATCGTCGCACTCGCCACGGTGATCCAGCTCGGCTGGGCGCACCGGCTGCCCGAGGAGATCGCGATCCACTTCGATGCCGCCGGGCAGCCCGACAACTGGGCGACGCCGACGCAGGCGCTGTTCGCGTACCTCGCGATCGCCGTCTCACTCGTCGTCGCGCTCGCGCTGGCGACATTCGCCGGTCGGCAGGCACTCGCTCCCGGCGTGGACGCCGACGCCCGACTGCTTGCACGCGTGCGCTTCATGGCGGCGATCGCGCCCGCCATCGCCCTGCTGCTCGCGGTGATCACCCTCTCGCTGACCGGCACGCAGCTCGACGACGGCGTGCCCGCGGCGTGGGCGATCCCCGTCATCGTCATCGGCGGCATCGTGGTCAGCGGCCTCGTCGCCTGGCTCATCTGGCGTGCGCTTCCGGCCCCGGTACGCGGTGCGGTGCCCGACGCGACACCGGCGCTCGCGCTGGCGCCGGGTGAGCGCGCGGTGTGGACCGAGTCGGTGACCGCGCCGTGGGCGGTGCTGCTCATCGTGGGGCTCGCCTCCGCGTGGCTCGTCGTGCCGATCGTCATGGCGCCCGCGGCCTGGTGGCTCTGGGGCATCCTGCTCGTCGTGGTGCTGGCGCTCGCGACGACGCTCCGGATGACCGTCACCGTCGACCGACGGGGACTCACCGCGCGCACGATGCTCGGATTCCGCCTCACGCGGGTGCCACTCGACCGGGTCGAATCGGCCGCCGACGTCGAGGTCCTGCCCGGCGAGTTCGGCGGCTGGGGGTTCCGCTTCGATGGTCAGGGGCGGCGCGGCATCATCCTGCGCGGCGGCCCCGGCATCGAGGTGCGGCGAACGGACGCCCCCACACTCGTCGTCACGGTGCCGGACGCCCGCACGGGCGCGGCGCTGCTGAACGCGCTCGCCGCAGCGGCGCGCGGCTGA
- a CDS encoding glycerate kinase: MNAPRRVVLAPDSFKGTATATEAAAALARGWRSVAPADQIVELPMADGGEGTLDAFAVAVPGAERLPVTVQGPDDRPVDACWLRLPDGTALVELALASGITLLDPLRPLDAHTLGFGQAIAAALDSGATRLLLAIGGSSSTDGGVGALAALGARAMDASGRPIPPGGGGLAAIEALDLHGLRALPPGGASILSDVTNPLLGPAGAAAVFGPQKGADPAQVERLEANLAHLVAVVAGGASFASAPGAGAAGGAGFGLLVWGAAMAGGAGAVADAIGMDAALAGASVVVTGEGRFDGQSAAGKVPSEVASRAVAAGVPVALVAGAITADASGFEGGAVSLTELAGSSDAAMRDPLHWLEAAGAALAAVAIGRA; encoded by the coding sequence GTGAACGCCCCGCGCCGCGTCGTGCTCGCGCCCGACTCGTTCAAGGGCACCGCCACCGCGACCGAGGCGGCCGCCGCGCTCGCGCGCGGCTGGCGCTCGGTCGCACCCGCCGACCAGATCGTCGAACTGCCGATGGCCGACGGCGGCGAGGGCACGCTCGACGCGTTCGCGGTGGCCGTGCCCGGCGCCGAGCGCCTGCCCGTCACCGTGCAGGGCCCCGACGACCGCCCGGTCGACGCGTGCTGGCTGCGACTGCCCGACGGCACGGCGCTCGTCGAACTCGCCCTCGCGAGCGGCATCACGCTGCTCGACCCGCTGCGTCCGCTCGACGCGCACACCCTCGGATTCGGGCAGGCGATCGCCGCGGCCCTCGACAGCGGCGCGACCAGGTTGCTCCTCGCGATCGGCGGCAGCTCGTCGACCGACGGCGGGGTCGGCGCGCTCGCGGCGCTCGGCGCGCGGGCGATGGATGCCTCCGGCCGGCCGATCCCGCCCGGCGGCGGTGGGCTCGCCGCGATCGAGGCCCTCGACCTGCACGGGCTCAGGGCGCTGCCGCCCGGCGGCGCCAGCATCCTCTCCGACGTGACCAACCCGCTCCTCGGCCCGGCCGGTGCCGCCGCCGTGTTCGGCCCGCAGAAGGGCGCCGACCCGGCGCAGGTCGAACGCCTCGAGGCGAATCTCGCGCACCTCGTCGCCGTCGTGGCGGGCGGTGCCTCGTTCGCGTCGGCGCCGGGCGCCGGCGCTGCGGGCGGTGCCGGGTTCGGGCTCCTGGTGTGGGGCGCGGCGATGGCCGGCGGCGCGGGCGCCGTAGCCGACGCAATCGGAATGGATGCCGCGCTGGCGGGGGCATCCGTGGTCGTGACCGGTGAAGGCCGGTTCGACGGGCAGTCGGCCGCTGGCAAGGTGCCGAGCGAGGTCGCTTCGCGAGCGGTCGCCGCGGGAGTGCCCGTCGCGCTCGTCGCGGGTGCGATCACGGCGGACGCCTCGGGCTTCGAGGGCGGGGCGGTGTCGCTGACCGAGCTCGCCGGCTCCTCGGACGCCGCGATGCGCGACCCGCTGCACTGGCTGGAGGCGGCTGGGGCGGCGCTGGCCGCGGTGGCGATCGGGCGCGCCTGA
- the xylB gene encoding xylulokinase, whose translation MTLVAGVDSSTQSCKVVIRDASTGALVRTGRAAHPDGTEVDPQAWWVALQAAIADAGGLDDVAAISIAGQQHGMVVLDAEGRVIRNALLWNDTRSAGAARDLIDEVGAAEYAERTGVVPVASFTATKLRWLRDAEPSNAQRVAAVALPHDWLTWRLRGYGPAGAPDAPLGPVLDELATDRSDASGTAYWGGSGSGRDGYDRDLLALALGHDAVLPRVLGPADRVGETPSGLVVAPGAGDNAGAALGLDAQPGDVVVSIGTSGTVFAVTGQPVADASGTVAGFADASGNWLPLIATLNAARVLDSTAGLLGVDHEELGRLALEAEPGASGLVLVPYFEGERTPNLPDATASLHGMTLTSTTRANLARAAVEGLLCGLADGLDAVRGQGVEASRVLLIGGAAQNPAVRAVAAQVFDVPVAVPAPGEYVADGAARQAAWALTGDRPAWPVELAAELAPDPRPEIRAAYAAAVGTSHVDPR comes from the coding sequence ATGACGCTCGTCGCCGGGGTCGACTCGTCGACCCAGTCGTGCAAGGTCGTGATCCGGGATGCCTCGACCGGTGCGCTGGTGCGCACCGGTCGGGCCGCGCACCCCGACGGGACCGAGGTCGACCCGCAGGCCTGGTGGGTCGCACTGCAGGCGGCGATCGCCGACGCCGGCGGCCTCGACGACGTCGCCGCGATCTCGATCGCCGGCCAGCAGCACGGCATGGTCGTGCTCGACGCCGAGGGCCGGGTCATCCGCAACGCCCTGCTCTGGAACGACACGCGCTCGGCCGGCGCCGCCCGCGACCTGATCGACGAGGTCGGCGCGGCCGAGTACGCCGAGCGCACCGGCGTCGTGCCGGTCGCATCGTTCACCGCCACGAAGCTGCGCTGGCTGCGCGACGCCGAACCGTCGAACGCGCAGCGCGTCGCGGCCGTCGCGCTGCCGCACGACTGGCTGACCTGGCGACTGCGCGGGTACGGTCCGGCAGGTGCGCCGGATGCCCCGCTCGGCCCGGTGCTCGACGAACTCGCCACCGACCGGTCGGATGCCTCGGGCACCGCCTACTGGGGCGGCTCAGGCTCGGGAAGAGACGGCTACGACCGCGACCTGCTCGCACTGGCCCTCGGCCATGACGCGGTGCTCCCCCGCGTGCTCGGCCCCGCCGACCGCGTCGGCGAGACGCCTTCGGGCCTCGTCGTCGCGCCCGGAGCGGGCGACAACGCCGGCGCCGCGCTCGGCCTCGACGCCCAGCCCGGCGACGTCGTCGTGTCGATCGGCACGTCGGGCACCGTGTTCGCCGTCACGGGACAGCCGGTCGCGGATGCCTCGGGCACGGTTGCCGGCTTCGCCGACGCGAGCGGCAACTGGCTGCCGCTGATCGCGACCCTGAACGCCGCCCGGGTGCTCGACTCGACGGCGGGCCTGCTCGGGGTGGACCACGAGGAGCTCGGGCGCCTCGCGCTCGAGGCCGAGCCCGGGGCATCCGGACTCGTGCTCGTGCCCTACTTCGAGGGCGAGCGCACCCCGAACCTGCCCGATGCGACCGCATCGCTGCACGGGATGACCCTCACGTCGACGACGCGGGCGAACCTCGCACGCGCGGCCGTCGAGGGACTGCTCTGCGGACTCGCCGACGGGCTCGACGCCGTGCGCGGCCAGGGGGTCGAGGCGTCGCGGGTGCTGCTCATCGGCGGGGCCGCGCAGAACCCGGCCGTCCGGGCCGTCGCAGCCCAGGTGTTCGACGTGCCCGTGGCGGTGCCGGCTCCGGGCGAGTACGTCGCCGACGGCGCCGCCCGCCAGGCCGCGTGGGCGCTCACCGGCGACCGCCCGGCGTGGCCGGTCGAACTCGCGGCCGAACTCGCGCCCGACCCGCGGCCCGAGATCCGCGCCGCGTACGCCGCGGCGGTCGGCACGTCGCACGTCGATCCCCGCTGA